The following are from one region of the Hymenobacter radiodurans genome:
- the rpsN gene encoding 30S ribosomal protein S14: MAKESVKARERKRIATVARYAEKRKALKAAGDYEGLDKLPRNASPVRVHNRDKINGRPRGYMRKFGISRVTFREMALAGKIPGVTKSSW; encoded by the coding sequence ATGGCTAAGGAATCCGTTAAAGCAAGAGAAAGAAAGCGTATCGCTACAGTTGCTCGTTATGCTGAGAAGCGTAAGGCACTTAAAGCTGCTGGTGATTACGAAGGTCTGGATAAGTTGCCACGCAACGCTTCCCCAGTACGTGTTCACAACCGCGACAAGATTAATGGTCGTCCCCGTGGTTACATGCGTAAGTTCGGCATCAGCCGTGTTACGTTCCGTGAAATGGCACTAGCTGGTAAGATTCCCGGAGTAACTAAGTCGAGCTGGTAG
- the rplR gene encoding 50S ribosomal protein L18, producing MAFDKATRRKRIQRIIRTRVAGTSDRPRLSVFRSNKGIYAQIIDDTIGQTLVSVSSKHVTTADDATPVASAAAVGKEIASRAQEKGITKVVFDRSGYLYHGRVKSLAEGAREGGLNF from the coding sequence ATGGCTTTTGATAAAGCAACAAGAAGAAAGCGGATCCAGCGCATCATCCGTACGCGGGTGGCTGGCACGTCCGATCGGCCGCGTTTGTCGGTGTTTCGCAGCAATAAGGGCATTTACGCCCAAATTATTGACGACACCATTGGCCAAACGCTGGTATCTGTATCATCTAAGCACGTAACAACGGCTGATGATGCTACCCCAGTAGCTTCTGCTGCTGCAGTAGGCAAAGAAATTGCCTCCCGCGCTCAGGAGAAGGGTATCACCAAAGTAGTGTTTGACCGCTCAGGTTATCTCTACCACGGCCGCGTAAAATCATTGGCAGAAGGAGCCCGCGAAGGCGGCCTCAATTTCTAA
- the rpsH gene encoding 30S ribosomal protein S8 produces MNTDPIADYLTRVRNAIKANHRVVEIPASNIKKEITKVLYHKGYIQSYRFDDSSVQGTIKIALKYNPATKQPAITKLERVSTPGLRKYAHVENLPRVLSGLGVAILSTSKGVMTEKEAKNENVGGEVLCYVY; encoded by the coding sequence ATGAATACAGATCCAATTGCCGATTATTTAACTCGCGTGCGTAATGCCATCAAGGCAAATCACCGGGTAGTAGAAATACCGGCCAGCAACATCAAAAAGGAAATCACGAAAGTGCTCTACCATAAGGGTTACATTCAGAGCTACCGCTTTGATGACTCGTCGGTACAAGGCACGATCAAGATTGCGCTTAAGTACAATCCTGCTACCAAGCAGCCAGCTATCACGAAGCTAGAGCGTGTGAGCACGCCTGGTCTGCGTAAGTATGCTCACGTGGAGAATCTGCCACGCGTATTAAGCGGCCTTGGAGTAGCTATCCTGTCTACGTCGAAGGGCGTGATGACGGAGAAAGAAGCCAAAAACGAAAACGTGGGCGGCGAGGTGCTGTGCTACGTTTACTAA
- the rplF gene encoding 50S ribosomal protein L6, protein MSRIGKLPISLPANVQIDISKENEVTVKGPKGSLTTPVDRDITVSTADGQLVVERPTEQKRHKAMHGLYRSLINNMVVGVSDGYTERLELVGVGYKAAMAGTTLELSLGYSHNIFLALPKEVTATALTEKGKNPIVTLTSIDKQLLGQVAAKIRSLRKVEPYKGKGVRFVGEQIRRKAGKTASK, encoded by the coding sequence ATGTCACGCATTGGTAAACTGCCGATCAGCCTGCCCGCTAACGTGCAGATTGATATCAGCAAAGAAAACGAAGTAACCGTTAAGGGCCCGAAAGGAAGCTTGACAACTCCCGTAGACCGCGACATCACCGTTTCTACTGCCGATGGTCAACTCGTAGTAGAACGTCCTACTGAGCAGAAGCGTCACAAGGCTATGCACGGTTTGTATCGCTCGCTTATCAACAACATGGTTGTTGGTGTGAGTGATGGCTACACGGAGCGCTTGGAGTTAGTAGGTGTAGGTTACAAAGCTGCAATGGCTGGTACTACCCTCGAACTTTCTTTAGGTTACTCGCACAATATTTTCTTGGCCCTGCCTAAGGAAGTAACTGCTACTGCTCTTACAGAGAAGGGTAAAAACCCTATCGTTACTCTGACTAGCATCGATAAGCAATTGTTAGGTCAAGTAGCTGCAAAAATTCGTTCGTTGCGTAAAGTCGAGCCCTATAAAGGGAAAGGGGTACGCTTCGTGGGTGAGCAGATTCGTCGCAAGGCTGGTAAAACGGCTTCGAAATAA